DNA sequence from the Alkaliphilus metalliredigens QYMF genome:
ATCAAGCAATGCCATCGGTTCAAATGAGAAGCTTAGGAGGATCTAATGAAATGCGGAACGGAAAATTTAAGGCTTACATAGTAGCAATGATATCTGTATTGATGTGTCTTGCTTTGTTCATGGGGTGTACTGACGAGATAGAAAAAGCATCTTCTGGTGAAGAAAAGAAGGTACCTATACCAGTTGAGGTGAAAGAAATCCTCTCTGCCAATAGATTTGTTGACGATATAGATGAAGAAAAAGTCAAAGAGGGCTTCGGAAAACTGCTCTATAAATTTGACAGATTTGATGAAGTGACCAATGAAGAAGTGATCTATGGTTTTTCAGAACAAATAGTTGACGAGATTATAGTTGAAGAGGCTTTGATAGATGTAGACCATGTCTTTAGATTGTTAAAATACGGTTATGCAGGCTATCAATATTTTGGCGGAGATGAAAGCTTTTTAAGTGCAAAGGAAAACATGATACAAGAAATAAGTAAAAGAGATAAGGTTATATCCACCAATGACCTGAGTAAAATATTATATAATCATCTAAGCTTTATTCAAGATGGACACTTTACTATAAGTGGTCGTGAATTATTTCAAAGACATAATTACTATATGAGTGAAACCTATGCTTTTTTCAAGGATGTCCAAGGATATTATATGATGATTGACGAGGAAAAGTACTATTTGATAGAGGTGGCTGAAGAGGAAATTGAAGACTATCTAAAGCTTTCATTAAATGAAGATGGAGAAATCGTATATTATTTAGGTGAAGTATATCCTTCAAGGACCATAAATCGCAAGGTAAATATTAAGCTTAAATCTGATACCAAAACGATTAATGAGACGATAGCTATGCGAATGGTGATCTCGCGTGAAAATTTCAAGGGAAGTAGTGTTTACAATTATAGCGAAATAGGTGATATGCCTATGATCGAGATTAGAAGCATGTCTCCTAAAACACAAAAGGACGTGGAGCAAATTCAAAATTTTGCAGAGGATGCAAAGAAGTTGAAAGATGAAGATTATTTTATTATTGATGTAAGGGGGAACGGTGGCGGAGGTGATTCCTATTCCTTTGAATGGATTAAGAATTATACTGGTCAAACAAGGGAGACCTTTATTATGGATAGGATTGAAAGCCACCTAGATACCGAGATTACCATAGGAGCAATGAAGTACAGTATGGAATTTGAGGTTGATTTAGAACTCCGAAAAGAAGCCGAAGATTTGATAGAACGGATTGTTCTAGAAGATTATTATCCAGGCTGGACTCCGTTATATATCAAGCAACCGCAACGCTTAAATAATGAAAATATCATCTTTGTGATTATGGATGAAGGAATTGCTTCTTCTGGTGAGAGCTTTATTTCAATGCTAAGGCAAATGGAAAACGTTATTTTTGTTGGTACAAATACAGCGGGAGTTTACTTAGCATCAGGAGGTGCTTATACATTGCCTCATTCTCATATACCCATTGGATTTGGTCAGTCTTTATTTTTAAACTCTAAACTTGAAGATAGAGAGGGGATCGGGTTTATGCCAGACTTTTGGGTTTCTCCAGATCAAGCAATTGATCGGATTCTAAAATTTATTGGGGAATCATAGGCGTTAACTTAACCCATGTTATTCCAAGGTAAAAATTACATTTGAAAAAAAGCATGAAAAATGGGAATCTCAAAGTGACCATCACATCACAAAGGAGAGATTCCCATGAAGATATCTTCATCACTTATTATACAATTTATTCGGTTGTTTGATAACAATAAAATTATGGAAATTGCCATAGGCACAGGTTTATTGAAGCGTCAAAAGGGCATGTTGCCTGATACAATTCTTAAGGTTTTCACATTCGGGTTGCTAAATATAGCAAACCCCTCATTAAACCAAATTGCATCTAAATGCCAAGCATTTCAACCAGGCTTAACAATCTCCAAAGAAGCAGTGTATAAAAGACTGAAAAAATCTTCTTTATTTTTACAGGAAACATTTAAACATATGATGCAAAAATCTATGAATAGTGTAATCCCTGTAAAAACTGCCGCTATTCTTGAGCAGTTTAAGGATGTAAAGATATGTGATAGTACCAAAATTACTTTGCCGGATAAGCTGGTGGCTCTGTACCCCGGATTAGGTGGACGCAATGCTAAATCTTCTTTAAAAGTCCAAGGCATTTATAGTTTGATTCCTGCTAGATTTTCAAGCCTTGAAATAACAAAGGCTCCTGGCGCTGATACTACCTATAACGATAA
Encoded proteins:
- a CDS encoding S41 family peptidase; protein product: MCSNTADEETNEVVEVVSEDQAMPSVQMRSLGGSNEMRNGKFKAYIVAMISVLMCLALFMGCTDEIEKASSGEEKKVPIPVEVKEILSANRFVDDIDEEKVKEGFGKLLYKFDRFDEVTNEEVIYGFSEQIVDEIIVEEALIDVDHVFRLLKYGYAGYQYFGGDESFLSAKENMIQEISKRDKVISTNDLSKILYNHLSFIQDGHFTISGRELFQRHNYYMSETYAFFKDVQGYYMMIDEEKYYLIEVAEEEIEDYLKLSLNEDGEIVYYLGEVYPSRTINRKVNIKLKSDTKTINETIAMRMVISRENFKGSSVYNYSEIGDMPMIEIRSMSPKTQKDVEQIQNFAEDAKKLKDEDYFIIDVRGNGGGGDSYSFEWIKNYTGQTRETFIMDRIESHLDTEITIGAMKYSMEFEVDLELRKEAEDLIERIVLEDYYPGWTPLYIKQPQRLNNENIIFVIMDEGIASSGESFISMLRQMENVIFVGTNTAGVYLASGGAYTLPHSHIPIGFGQSLFLNSKLEDREGIGFMPDFWVSPDQAIDRILKFIGES